From one Trifolium pratense cultivar HEN17-A07 linkage group LG1, ARS_RC_1.1, whole genome shotgun sequence genomic stretch:
- the LOC123891864 gene encoding uncharacterized protein LOC123891864, whose amino-acid sequence MKNIFKKSSKDKEVEVGSSKSRSKVVKKRRVVRTPTPSPSPSPPPSPPREQSPPPPTPVVIEIPRSRFVRPTAYNRYQTLKSKDFKPERRLTDEVLAFPLIEAEFRNRHWYEFNFCLRSGNRTLALEFLSNAWRVKNSSPRIAKVRGVDVDYSPETINRIFHFNVPEFCVLNHRRENRATMASDKREALKSQLTAPGSVWVRPSRQLPPQRFKTAHLLDIPRIWAEFWINNVEPSGNNSEIPMDIGLALQAILLGEDIDLGTILSDDLSAIIQKDPGSYSLTHLCLITKLCLDQNVAAFDDDQMEEPRKVTTAFVRDVRRKTFGKTFIPFADVDDVMDYTVEGGGEEREENVENVMHHEVPQAPEMEGFPAPQFDVNVLADMVWKMDMSTQQGIDMADHYDTSSALWQASMRYREQVPAYFYPRYPTMHEFDEAHNQRVRSMAATHERNRATYIRQRRAAGLPDEGGSSSMQFPGNLPRFDHDHNMPEQD is encoded by the coding sequence ATGaagaacatattcaaaaaatCCTCAAAAGACAAGGAAGTTGAAGTTGGGTCTTCAAAATCAAGGTCAAAAGTGGTGAAGAAAAGGAGAGTAGTCCGAACTCCTACACCGTCACCTTCGCCttctcctccaccatcaccGCCTAGAGAGCAATCACCACCTCCTCCAACGCCGGTTGTGATTGAAATTCCTCGGTCACGTTTTGTTCGTCCAACGGCCTACAATCGGTACCAGACTCTCAAAAGTAAGGACTTCAAACCTGAAAGGCGTCTCACTGATGAAGTGCTAGCATTTCCCTTAATTGAGGCAGAATTCCGCAACAGGCATTGGTATGAGTTTAATTTCTGTCTTCGGTCTGGAAATCGTACTTTAGCATTAGAATTTTTGAGTAATGCATGGCGAGTGAAAAATTCGTCACCACGGATTGCTAAAGTACGCGGGGTAGATGTAGACTACTCCCCGGAAACTATAAATaggatatttcattttaatgttccTGAATTCTGTGTTCTGAATCATCGACGTGAGAATAGGGCAACCATGGCATCAGATAAGCGTGAGGCTTTAAAATCTCAGCTGACTGCACCCGGAAGTGTGTGGGTGAGACCTTCTAGGCAGCTCCCACCCCAGCGGTTTAAAACCGCTCATTTGTTGGATATTCCACGGATTTGGGctgaattttggataaataacgtGGAGCCAAGTGGGAACAATTCTGAGATTCCTATGGATATAGGGCTAGCACTCCAAGCTATTTTGTTAGGTGAAGACATAGACTTGGGCACAATTCTGAGTGATGATTTGTCTGCAATTATCCAGAAAGATCCCGGGTCATATAGTCTAACACACCTCTGTTTGATCACTAAACTGTGTCTGGATCAAAATGTTGCTGCTTTTGATGATGATCAAATGGAAGAGCCTAGAAAAGTCACTACGGCTTTTGTTAGAGATGTGAGAAGAAAGACTTTCGGGAAGACATTCATTCCATTTGCTGATGTGGATGATGTAATGGATTACACGGTTGAGGGAGGAGGTGAAGAAAGGGAGGAGAATGTTGAAAATGTGATGCACCATGAAGTGCCACAGGCTCCGGAGATGGAGGGTTTTCCAGCTCCGCAATTTGATGTGAATGTTCTTGCTGACATGGTGTGGAAAATGGACATGAGCACCCAACAGGGCATTGATATGGCGGACCACTATGACACTTCATCCGCCTTATGGCAAGCATCCATGCGTTACCGGGAGCAAGTCCCGGCATATTTCTATCCGAGATATCCAACAATGCATGAATTTGATGAAGCTCACAATCAAAGAGTTAGGAGCATGGCGGCTACACATGAAAGGAACCGTGCTACCTACATTCGCCAAAGGAGGGCAGCTGGCCTTCCAGATGAAGGAGGGTCCTCATCAATGCAATTTCCTGGAAATCTGCCTCGTTTTGATCATGATCACAACATGCCCGAGCAGGATTGA